From Brassica oleracea var. oleracea cultivar TO1000 chromosome C3, BOL, whole genome shotgun sequence, a single genomic window includes:
- the LOC106333237 gene encoding alpha carbonic anhydrase 4-like — protein sequence MDPNAKTIISFALFFLYLSFSNISLARGAEVDDETSFTYEKNPEKGPEGWGKINPHWKTCNIGKFQSPIDLTNTRVSIIRDEAWRRQYKPAPAVIVNRGHDVMVSWKGDAGKITIRRTEYKLVQSHWHSPSEHTVNGTRYDMELHMVHTSAGGKTAVIGVLYKLGKPNEFLTRLLDGIKTVGKEERDLGIVDPRTIRFQTKKFYRYIGSLTVPPCTEGVIWTVVKRVNTISMEQIAALRSAVDDGYETNSRPVQERNGRSVWFYDPNV from the exons ATGGATCCGAACGCAAAAACAATTATCTCTTTCGCATTGTTTTTCCTCTATTTATCTTTCTCTAATATTTCTCTCGCTCGTGGCGCTGAAGTCG ACGATGAAACTTCATTTACGTACGAGAAGAATCCAGAGAAAGGACCAGAGGGATGGGGAAAAATAAACCCTCATTGGAAAACTTGCAACATCGGAAAATTCCAATCTCCGATCGATCTCACTAACACAAGAGTTAGTATTATTCGTGATGAAGCATGGAGAAGACAATACAAACCAGCCCCGGCTGTGATTGTGAACAGAGGACATGACGTTATG GTATCGTGGAAAGGAGATGCTGGGAAAATAACAATACGTCGTACTGAGTATAAATTGGTGCAAAGTCATTGGCATTCACCGTCAGAGCATACCGTCAACGGAACTCG TTATGACATGGAGCTTCACATGGTTCACACAAGTGCTGGAGGCAAAACCGCAGTGATTGGAGTTCTTTATAAATTAGGCAAACCTAATGAATTCCTCACAAGG CTACTAGATGGAATAAAAACAGTGGGAAAAGAAGAGAGGGATCTAGGGATCGTGGATCCAAGAACTATTAGATTTCAAACCAAAAAATTCTATAGATACATTGGCTCTCTTACTGTTCCTCCATGCACTGAAGGTGTTATTTGGACCGTTGTCAAAAGG GTGAACACAATATCAATGGAACAAATTGCAGCTCTGAGGAGTGCCGTTGACGAT GGGTATGAGACGAATTCAAGACCGGTTCAAGAAAGAAATGGAAGATCGGTCTGGTTCTACGATCCAAATGTTTGA
- the LOC106333378 gene encoding transcription factor bHLH36-like, which translates to MVYDTSTRRRKTGVWIRGIQTQSQSRPSDLKIIEKNRRIQMEDLYLELNSLLPQTSRELPLPDQLDEAANYIKELQVNVEKNRERKRKLVTTAALDKLNSTGSSSMSSSVDVSVPRRLPRIEIQETGPILHISLVTSLEHKFMFHEIVRVLTEELGAGLTHAGYSIIDDAVFHIFDCKVEDCDFGATSRISENLKKLVNSVN; encoded by the exons ATGGTTTATGACACTTCAACAAGAAGAAGAAAAACAGGAGTGTGGATAAGAGGCATTCAAACACAAAGTCAATCAAGACCTTCAGATCTCAAAATAATTGAGAAAAATAGAAGGATTCAGATGGAAGATCTTTACTTAGAACTGAACTCTCTTCTTCCTCAAACTTCTAGG GAGCTACCTCTACCTGATCAGTTAGATGAAGCTGCAAACTACATCAAGGAGCTACAAGTGAACGTGGAGAAAAATAGAGAAAGGAAGAGGAAGCTTGTTACGACTGCAGCTTTGGACAAATTGAATTCCACAGGATCTTCATCCATGTCCTCGAGTGTTGATGTCTCCGTGCCTAGACGGTTGCCAAGGATCGAGATTCAAGAAACCGGTCCGATTCTTCACATCTCCCTTGTGACAAGCTTGGAACATAAGTTTATGTTCCATGAGATCGTTCGTGTTCTCACTGAGGAATTAGGAGCTGGGCTCACTCATGCTGGATACTCAATTATTGATGATGCCGTCTTCCACATTTTTGATTGCAAG GTGGAAGATTGTGATTTTGGAGCTACTAGTAGAATTTCTGAGAATCTCAAGAAACTTGTGAACAGTGTCAACTAA
- the LOC106334634 gene encoding riboflavin biosynthesis protein PYRD, chloroplastic-like, with the protein MQIACLPIPIFSITPRASVSSNPRRVFNPASFQNPKPSFFTLSLKRSHRSRTGFKAPPVLAAMRSEEAIDDAFYMRRCVELAKRATGCTSPNPLVGCVIVKDSNIVGEGFHPKAGQPHAEVFALRDAGELAENATAYVSLEPCNHYGRTPPCTEALIKAKVKRVVVGMVDPNPIVSSSGITRLTDAGIDVTVGVEEDLCKKMNEGFIHRMLTGKPFLALRYSMSVNGCFLDKIGEGASDTGGYYSKLLQEYDAVILSSSLSDKLSSIYSQEETNVSIQPIQIIVASSNAQQSPILASSNLVEDSGLKVVVFTKEDMVAESGVETVVLENINLASILDYCYRRGLCSVLLDLRGDIKDLEVLLRDGFEQKLLQKIVVEVLPEWCVKDDERQVALSMDWLESKAVEDLQPKQLGGSVLLECYL; encoded by the exons ATGCAGATCGCATGCCTCCCAATTCCGATTTTTTCAATCACTCCACGAGCCTCTGTATCCTCAAATCCTCGCCGCGTTTTCAACCCCGCTTCGTTTCAGAACCCAAAACCCAGTTTCTTCACCCTCTCTCTCAAAAGATCACATAGATCACGAACTGGTTTCAAAGCTCCTCCTGTCTTGGCTGCCATGAGAAGCGAAGAAGCTATTGATGATGCGTTTTATATGAGGAGATGCGTGGAACTGGCGAAGAGAGCAACTGGGTGCACTAGTCCTAATCCTTTGGTAGGCTGTGTCATTGTTAAAGACAGCAACATTGTTGGGGAAGGGTTTCATCCCAAAGCTGGTCAGCCTCATGCCGAG GTGTTTGCTCTTCGAGATGCTGGAGAATTAGCTGAGAATGCCACTGCTTACGTTAGCTTAGAACCCTGTAATCACTACGGGAGAACGCCGCCTTGCACAGAAGCATTGATCAAGGCCAAGGTGAAAAGAGTTGTAGTTGGGATGGTTGATCCGAATCCAATCGTTTCTTCTTCGGGTATCACTCGTTTGACAGATGCTGGGATTGATGTCACTGTTGGTGTTGAAGAAGACCTATGCAAGAAGATGAATGAAGGATTCATCCATCGAATGTTAACAGGAAAGCCGTTTCTCGCTCTCAGGTATTCTATGTCTGTCAATGGTTGTTTTCTGGACAAGATCGGTGAAGGAGCTTCGGATACTGGTGGATACTACTCAAAGCTATTGCAAGAATACGACGCAGTAATACTTTCTTCCTCGTTATCTGATAAACTCTCGAGCATATACTCACAAGAAGAGACTAATGTTTCAATCCAGCCTATTCAAATCATAGTAGCTAGTAGTAATGCACAACAGTCTCCTATCCTTGCTTCTTCCAACTTGGTGGAAGATTCGGGTCTAAAAGTTGTAGTCTTCACCAAAGAGGACATGGTAGCAGAGTCCGGGGTCGAAACAGTTGTATTAGAAAATATAAACTTGGCTTCCATCTTGGATTACTGTTATCGCCGTGGACTTTGCAGTGTCTTGTTGGATTTGAGGGGAGACATCAAAGACCTTGAAGTGCTTCTTAGAGATGGATTTGAGCAGAAGCTGTTGCAGAAGATAGTGGTTGAGGTTTTGCCTGAATGGTGCGTGAAAGATGACGAGAGACAGGTGGCGTTGTCGATGGACTGGTTAGAGTCAAAAGCTGTGGAAGATCTGCAGCCTAAGCAACTAGGTGGAAGCGTTTTGCTAGAGTGTTATCTTTGA
- the LOC106334633 gene encoding probable LRR receptor-like serine/threonine-protein kinase At4g20940 — protein sequence MMNLSRLLLLSMFVLTAMGQLPSQDIMALLEFKKSIKHDPTGFVLNSWNDESIDLNGCPSSWNGIACNGANVANVVLDNLSLSADADLSVFSNLTMLVKLSMANNSISGVLPSNLGSFKSLQFLDLSDNLLSSSLPKEFGRSVSLKNLSLAGNNFSGEVPESLGGLISLQSLDMSRNSFSGPLPKSLTMLNDLLYLNLSSNGFTGKIPRGFDLVPSLQVLDLHGNSFDGNLDGEFFLSTNASYVDLSGNRLVTASGKLLPGVSESIKHLNLSHNLLEGSLTSGFQLFQNLKVLDLSYNQLSGELPGFNYVYDLQVLKLSNNRFSGSLPNNLLKGDSLDLTTLDLSGNNLSGPISAIMSTTLHTLDLSSNSLTGELPLLTGRCVLLDLSNNQFEGNLTRWSKWENVEYLDLSQNRFTGSFPDVNPQLLRANHLNLSHNKLTGSLPERIPTHYPKLGVLDISSNGLDGPLPSTLLSMLTLEEIHLQNNGLTGNIGPLPSSSGSRIRLLDLSHNRFDGDLPSAFGSLNKLQVLNLAANNLSGSLPSSMNEMVSLSSLDLSQNHFTGPLPSNLSSSLVALNVSYNDLSGTVPENLKNFPPPSFYPGNSMLILPAGSTSASEVSKGKPMNLLIKIVIIVSCAIALIILILVAILLFCICKSRRREERSITGKDINRQAQTIPSGSGVVSAEDLVASRKGSSSGILSPDEKLAVATGFSPSKTSNLSWSPGSGDSLPADQQLARLDVRSPDRLVGELQFLDESIKLTPEELSRAPAEVLGRSSHGTSYRATLDNGVFLTVKWLREGVAKQRKEFAKEVKKFANIRHPNVVTLRGYYWGPTQHEKLILSDYISPGSLASFLYDRPGRKGPPLAWIQRLKIAVDVARGLNYLHFDRAVPHGNLKATNILLEGEELNARVSDYCLHRLMTQAGTVEQILDAGILGYRAPELAASRKPLPSFKADVYAFGVILLEILTGRCAGDVITGEQEGVDLTDWVRLRVAEGRGAECFDSVLAQEMGSDPVTEKGTKEVLGVALRCIRPVSERPGIKTIYEDLSSI from the exons ATGATGAATCTCTCCAGGCTTCTGTTACTATCCATGTTTGTCCTCACCGCAATGGGGCAGCTTCCTTCACAGGACATCATGGCATTGCTTGAATTCAAGAAAAGCATCAAGCATGACCCAACCGGCTTTGTCCTCAACTCCTGGAACGATGAGTCAATCGACCTCAACGGCTGTCCTTCTTCATGGAACGGTATTGCCTGCAACGGTGCCAACGTGGCTAATGTTGTTTTGGATAATTTGAGCTTGTCTGCAGATGCTGATCTCAGTGTGTTCTCCAACTTGACAATGCTTGTCAAACTCTCCATGGCTAACAACTCCATTTCCGGTGTCTTACCGAGTAATCTAGGCAGTTTCAAAAGCCTCCAGTTCCTGGATTTGTCTGATAACCTCTTGTCTTCCTCGCTGCCTAAAGAGTTTGGTAGATCAGTGAGCTTGAAGAATCTCTCTTTAGCTGGTAACAACTTCTCTGGTGAGGTTCCAGAGTCTCTGGGAGGTTTGATTTCGCTTCAGTCTTTGGATATGAGCCGCAACTCCTTCTCTGGACCTTTGCCAAAGTCCTTGACGATGCTGAACGATCTGCTCTACTTGAACCTCTCTTCTAATGGATTCACAGGGAAAATCCCAAGGGGCTTTGATCTAGTTCCGAGTCTTCAGGTCCTTGATTTGCATGGTAACTCATTTGATGGTAATCTTGACGGCGAGTTCTTCCTTTCAACGAATGCGAGCTATGTTGATCTCAGCGGAAACAGACTTGTGACAGCGTCTGGGAAGCTGTTACCTGGTGTTTCTGAGAGTATCAAGCACTTGAATCTCAGTCACAATCTGCTTGAAGGTTCGCTGACTAGTGGGTTTCAGCTGTTTCAGAACTTAAAAGTCTTGGATCTTAGCTACAACCAGTTGTCAGGAGAGTTACCAGGTTTTAATTATGTCTATGATCTTCAAGTACTCAAGCTTAGCAACAACAGATTCTCAGGCTCCCTTCCTAATAATTTGTTGAAAGGAGACTCCTTGGATTTAACAACACTGGATTTAAGTGGGAACAATCTCTCAG GGCCTATAAGTGCTATCATGTCAACAACTCTTCACACCCTTGACCTTTCTTCAAACTCACTGACCGGTGAGCTTCCTCTCTTGACCGGGAGATGCGTCTTACTCGATCTCTCAAACAACCAGTTTGAAGGAAACCTGACAAGATGGTCAAAATGGGAGAACGTTGAGTACCTTGATCTCAGCCAGAACCGTTTCACAGGCTCGTTCCCAGACGTTAATCCTCAGCTTCTTCGAGCAAATCATCTTAACCTTTCCCACAACAAGCTCACAGGCTCACTACCAGAACGGATTCCTACCCATTATCCCAAACTCGGTGTTCTAGATATAAGTTCCAACGGCTTGGATGGGCCACTCCCAAGTACGTTACTGTCCATGCTCACTTTGGAAGAGATCCATCTTCAGAACAATGGCTTGACTGGTAACATCGGACCTTTGCCTTCTTCTTCTGGTTCCAGAATCCGTCTCCTTGATCTTTCTCACAACCGGTTTGACGGTGATCTTCCTTCTGCATTCGGATCTTTGAACAAACTTCAAGTGCTGAATCTCGCAGCGAATAACTTGTCTGGATCTTTGCCTAGCTCCATGAATGAAATGGTCTCTCTAAGCTCATTAGACCTATCACAGAATCATTTCACTGGACCACTCCCAAGCAACTTATCCAGCAGCCTTGTGGCTTTGAATGTGTCTTACAATGATCTGTCAGGGACAGTGCCTGAGAATCTGAAGAACTTCCCTCCGCCTTCCTTTTATCCTGGGAACAGCATGCTCATCTTGCCTGCTGGATCAACAAGTGCATCAGAAGTTTCCAAGGGGAAACCAATGAACTTACTAATCAAGATTGTCATAATAGTTTCCTGCGCCATTGCTCTTATTATTCTCATCCTTGTGGCTATCCTTCTGTTTTGCATCTGCAAATCAAGAAGACGTGAAGAGCGTAGCATCACTGGTAAAGATATTAACAGGCAAGCTCAAACAATCCCCTCAGGCAGTGGAGTTGTCTCTGCTGAGGATCTAGTTGCTTCGAGAAAAGGCTCTTCATCAGGAATCCTCAGTCCAGATGAGAAGCTAGCTGTAGCGACCGGCTTCTCTCCTTCAAAGACAAGTAACTTATCTTGGTCACCTGGCTCAGGAGACTCACTCCCAGCTGATCAGCAACTAGCACGGCTTGATGTTAGGTCGCCGGATAGACTCGTGGGAGAGCTGCAGTTTCTGGATGAGTCGATCAAACTGACTCCAGAGGAATTGTCGAGAGCACCAGCTGAAGTTCTGGGGAGAAGTAGCCACGGGACTTCTTACAGGGCAACGCTTGATAATGGAGTGTTTTTAACCGTGAAGTGGCTAAGAGAAGGCGTGGCAAAGCAGAGAAAAGAGTTTGCTAAAGAAGTGAAGAAGTTTGCTAACATTAGGCATCCGAATGTGGTGACTCTCCGAGGATACTACTGGGGTCCGACGCAACATGAGAAGCTTATTCTTTCAGATTATATATCACCTGGAAGCCTCGCTAGCTTCCTTTACG ATCGACCAGGCAGGAAAGGCCCTCCTTTAGCGTGGATCCAACGGTTAAAAATTGCAGTTGATGTAGCGCGTGGTCTAAACTATCTCCATTTCGACAGAGCTGTTCCACACGGTAACCTCAAGGCAACAAACATTCTCTTAGAAGGAGAAGAGCTAAACGCACGTGTTTCAGATTACTGCCTCCACCGTCTCATGACACAAGCAGGCACAGTGGAACAGATTCTAGACGCAGGCATCCTTGGTTACCGAGCTCCTGAGCTAGCAGCTTCAAGGAAACCGTTGCCTTCTTTCAAAGCAGATGTGTATGCGTTTGGTGTGATACTTCTTGAGATTTTAACGGGGAGATGTGCAGGAGATGTGATCACAGGTGAACAAGAAGGTGTTGATCTAACGGATTGGGTTAGGTTACGTGTTGCTGAAGGACGTGGTGCGGAATGCTTTGACTCGGTGTTGGCACAGGAGATGGGAAGTGATCCTGTTACGGAGAAAGGGACTAAAGAAGTTCTTGGGGTTGCTTTGAGGTGTATAAGACCTGTTTCTGAGAGACCTGGGATTAAGACCATTTATGAAGACCTGTCTTCAATTTAG
- the LOC106331744 gene encoding probable 3-hydroxyisobutyrate dehydrogenase, mitochondrial: protein MAIRRAQALLSISKFKTSFVLGSFSRFHRFSSSSSQHSTQFQNVGFIGLGNMGSRMVNNLVKAGFNVTVHDINRDVMKMFTEMGVSARETPYEVAQDSQVVITMLPSSSHVMDVYTGTNGLLHGDNAIRPALLIDSSTIDPQTTRKISLAVSHCNLKYKRDNWEKPVMLDAPVSGGVLAAEAATLTFMVGGPKVAYLAARPILESMGRTSIYCGGSGNGSAAKICNNLAMAVSMLGTSEALALGQSLGLSATTLTDVLNTSSGRCWSSDKYNPVPGVMEGVPSSRDYNGGFASKLMAKDLNLAAASAEEVGHKSALISKAHEIYKKMCEDGHETKDFSCVFRHFYNGKDEEV from the exons ATGGCGATTCGTAGAGCGCAAGCCTTACTCTCTATATCCAAATTCAAAACCAGTTTCGTCCTTGGGTCGTTTTCAAGGTTTCACCGGTTCTCTTCGTCATCATCACAGCATTCAACTCAATTCCAG AATGTTGGTTTCATAGGACTTGGAAACATGGGATCAAGAATGGTGAACAATCTAGTTAAAGCTGGATTTAACGTTACCGTTCATGACAT AAACCGTGATGTTATGAAGATGTTCACTGAAATGGGAGTCTCCGCTAGAGAAACTCCTTACGAAGTTGCTCAAGATAGCCAAGTTGTGATTACCATGTTGCCTTCTTCATCTCAC GTGATGGATGTGTACACAGGAACAAATGGGTTGCTTCATGGAGACAACGCTATCAGACCTGCTTTGTTGATAGATTCATCCACTATTGATCCTCAAACCACCCGCAAAATCTCTCTTGCGGTTTCCCATTGTAATTTAAAATACAAGAGAG ATAATTGGGAAAAGCCTGTAATGTTGGATGCTCCTGTCTCAGGAGGTGTTCTTGCTGCAGAAGCTGCTACACTTACTTTCATG GTTGGAGGTCCGAAAGTTGCTTACTTAGCTGCAAGACCAATACTCGAGTCAATGGGCAGAACTTCCATCTACTGTGGCGGTTCAGGAAATGGATCT GCTGCAAAGATATGTAACAATTTGGCAATGGCCGTGAGTATGCTGGGTACTTCAGAAGCTTTAGCTCTTGGTCAGTCACTTGGACTATCTGCCACCACTTTAACTGATGTATTAAACACATCTAGTGGCCGATGTTGGAGTAG CGACAAATATAATCCAGTTCCAGGAGTAATGGAAGGTGTGCCCTCTTCAAGAGATTACAACGGCGGTTTTGCCTCCAAACTTATG GCTAAAGACTTAAACTTAGCAGCAGCCTCAGCTGAAGAAGTTGGACACAAAAGCGCACTGATATCCAAAGCACACGAAAT